ACGACGCCGCGAGTCACCGGCCGCCCAGCACCTGAGCGCCGACGTCCTGGCCAAGGGGCGTGCGCGTGCGTTGGAGCTGGCCGGCAGCGGGCCGGTCACGCTGATCCACGGCGACCTGCACCCGGGCAACGTCCTCGACGCCGGACCCGGGCGCGGCGCGGTCGCCATCGACCCGCGGCCCGGCCTCGGCGACCCGTCCCTCGACGCCATCGACTTCGTGTTCGTCCCGATGGCGGCCGGCGGCACCATCGACGACGGCATCGCCGCCCTCGCCCCGCACGTCGCGGACTTCGACGCCGAGCGCGTCCGCGCCTGGTGCGTCGCGATGGCGCCCCTGGTCGCGCTTGGGCCGTTGCGCCGCGGCGAGCGGACGCCGTTCACCGACGCGGTCCTGGAGTTGGCGCGTTGACCGGCGTGGCATGACCCGCCCGGGCGCCCGCGGCCACTAGGTTGCCTGGTCGTGCGCTCCCATTCGTATGACGACGTGCTCGCCGGCCGGCGCCGCAAGAAGGTGCCGGAAGTCCCCGCCGAGCCCGGTCTCGTGGTCGAGGACCCGGCCAGCGGCTACTGCGGCGCGGTGGTGAAGATCGAGTACGGCAACGTCGTCATCGAGGACGCCAAGGGCCGTCACCGCGTCTTCCCGCTCCTCCCGGCCGGCTTCCTGCTGGAGGGCAAGCCGGTCACGCTCGTGCCCGTCAAAGCCGCGCCCAAGGTGCCGGCCCGGCAGATCTCGGCGTCCGGGTCCGTGCGCGTCCAGGGGCTGCGGGCCCGGGTCGCCCGCGACTCGCGCATCTGGGTGGAGGGCAAGCACGACGCCGAGCTGGTCGAACGCGTCTGGGGCCACGACCTGCGCGTCGAAGGCGTCGTGGTCGAACCCCTCGACGGCGTCGACGTCCTCGCCGACCGGATCGCCGAGTTCGGCACCGGCCCCGGGCGCCGCCTCGGCGTGCTGGTCGACCACCTCGTCCCCGGCAGCAAGGAGTCCCGGCTCGTCGGGGCCGTCCGCGACGAGAACGTGCTGGTCACCGGGCACCCGTACATCGACGTCTGGGAGGCCGTGCGGCCCGGAGCCGTCGGGATCGAAGCGTGGCCGAAGATCCCGCGCGGCACCGAGTGGAAGCAGGGAATCTGCGACGCGCTCGGCTGGGGGCAACCTTACGAAGGCTGGCAACGTGTCCTGAGCGGGGTGAGCAGTTTCCGCGACCTCGAGACCCCGCTCATCGGGGCCGTGGAACGGCTCATCGACTTCGTCACCGAACCGGCGGAAGAGGGCTGAATGTCCGAATTGTCCAAGGTCACGCGAAGGTTACTTCCCGTCACGGCGCCGGTGCGAACCGGCGCGATCTGAGAGCATGAAGCCATGTCTTGGGCACTGGTCTGGTTGATCGTCGGCATCGCCCTGATGATCGCCGAAGTCGTCTCCGGCGACTTCGTGCTGATCATGCTGGGCGTCGCCGCGCTGTTCGGTGCCGGTGCCGACGTGCTCACCGGGAACCTGGTCATCGACGTCGCCGTGTTCGCCGTCGCCTCCGTCGGCATGCTCATGCTGGTCCGCCCCGCGCTCAAGCGGCGCCTGCTGTCCGGGCCGACGCACCACACCGGCATCGACGCGCTGATCGGCGCCCGCGCCGTCGTCGTGTCCACAGTGGACCACGAGGCCGGGCAGGTGAAGCTGGCCGGCGACGTCTGGTCGGCGCGCAGCATGTCGGCGCACCTCCCGCCCATCGCGCCCGGCACCTCGGTCACGGTCGTCGAGATCTCCGGCGCCACCGCCGTCGTGGCGGACGAACCGTGAGCCTCGGACTCGTCGTCGTCGGCGAGGGCCACGCCGCGGTGATCGAACGCGGCGGGCAGTTCCACACGGTGCTCGGCCCCGGCCGCCACTTCGTGCGCCCGTTCGCCGACCGGGTCCGCGCCCGCTTCGACCTCGGCGAACAGATCCTGACCGCCCCGCCTCGCCCGGTCGAAGCCGGTGACAGGCAAGAGGTCCTCATCGGCTTCGAAGTCGTCTTCGCGGTGACCGACCCGCGCCTGGCGACCTACGAAATCAGCAACCCGGCGTTCGCGATCGAACAGCTGGCCCGCACGGCGCTGCGGCAGGAGGCCGGCCTGACCACCGCCGAGCGCGCCATCACCGCACCAGGAGACCTGCACCGTACAGTGTGGACGGTCCTGCACGACACCACCGGCCGCTGGGGCATCACCACGAAGGAACTGCAGCTCGAGGTGAGCCCGCCCGCGGCACCAGGAACGCCGTCAACCGCGCAAGAATGGTACTAGGTAAGGGGAAATTCTCTTGACCGGATTTGTGATCGGCCTGGTCATAGCCTTGGCCTTGCTCGTGGTCATCACGATAGCCAAGGCGGTCATGGTGGTGCCGCAGGCGCAGTCCGCCGTGATCGAGCGGCTCGGCCGGTTCCGCACGGTCGCCTCGCCCGGCCTCAACATCCTCGTGCCGTTCCTGGACAAGGTGCGCGCCCGGATCGACCTGCGTGAGCAGGTCGTCTCGTTCCCGCCCCAGCCGGTGATCACCGAAGACAACCTGACGGTGTCGATCGACACCGTCGTGTACTTCCAGGTCACCGACTCGCGCGCCGCGGTGTACGAAATCTCCAACTACATCGTCGGTGTCGAGCAGCTGGCCACCACCACACTCCGCAACGTCGTCGGCGGGATGAGCCTCGAGCAGACGCTGACCTCCCGCGACTCGATCAACACCCAGCTGCGCGGCGTGCTCGACGAGGCGACCGGCCGCTGGGGCATCCGCGTCGGCCGCGTCGAGCTGAAGGCGATCGACCCGCCGCCCTCCATCCAGGACTCGATGGAGAAGCAGATGCGCGCGGACCGCGAGAAGCGCGCCATGATCCTCACCGCCGAAGGTCAGCGGGAGTCCGCGATCAAGACCGCGGAAGGCCAGAAGCAGAGCCAGATCCTCTCCGCCGAAGGTGCCCGCCAGGCGACCATCCTCGCCGCCGAGGCCGAGCGGCAGTCCCGCATCCTGCGGGCGCAGGGTGAGCGGGCCGCGCGCTACTTGCAGGCGCAGGGCCAGGCGAAGGCGATCGAAAAGGTGTTCGCCGCGATCAAGGCCGGGCGCCCCACCCCCGAGGTGCTGGCCTACCAGTACCTGCAGACGCTGCCGCAGCTGGCGCAGGGCGACGCGAACAAGGTCTGGATGATCCCCAGCGACTACGGCAAGGCCCTCGAAGGCTTCGCCCGCGCGCTCGGCGCCCCGGGCGACGAC
This window of the Amycolatopsis balhimycina FH 1894 genome carries:
- a CDS encoding DUF3097 domain-containing protein, which gives rise to MRSHSYDDVLAGRRRKKVPEVPAEPGLVVEDPASGYCGAVVKIEYGNVVIEDAKGRHRVFPLLPAGFLLEGKPVTLVPVKAAPKVPARQISASGSVRVQGLRARVARDSRIWVEGKHDAELVERVWGHDLRVEGVVVEPLDGVDVLADRIAEFGTGPGRRLGVLVDHLVPGSKESRLVGAVRDENVLVTGHPYIDVWEAVRPGAVGIEAWPKIPRGTEWKQGICDALGWGQPYEGWQRVLSGVSSFRDLETPLIGAVERLIDFVTEPAEEG
- a CDS encoding NfeD family protein, whose protein sequence is MSWALVWLIVGIALMIAEVVSGDFVLIMLGVAALFGAGADVLTGNLVIDVAVFAVASVGMLMLVRPALKRRLLSGPTHHTGIDALIGARAVVVSTVDHEAGQVKLAGDVWSARSMSAHLPPIAPGTSVTVVEISGATAVVADEP
- a CDS encoding SPFH domain-containing protein, which gives rise to MSLGLVVVGEGHAAVIERGGQFHTVLGPGRHFVRPFADRVRARFDLGEQILTAPPRPVEAGDRQEVLIGFEVVFAVTDPRLATYEISNPAFAIEQLARTALRQEAGLTTAERAITAPGDLHRTVWTVLHDTTGRWGITTKELQLEVSPPAAPGTPSTAQEWY
- a CDS encoding SPFH domain-containing protein, with translation MVVPQAQSAVIERLGRFRTVASPGLNILVPFLDKVRARIDLREQVVSFPPQPVITEDNLTVSIDTVVYFQVTDSRAAVYEISNYIVGVEQLATTTLRNVVGGMSLEQTLTSRDSINTQLRGVLDEATGRWGIRVGRVELKAIDPPPSIQDSMEKQMRADREKRAMILTAEGQRESAIKTAEGQKQSQILSAEGARQATILAAEAERQSRILRAQGERAARYLQAQGQAKAIEKVFAAIKAGRPTPEVLAYQYLQTLPQLAQGDANKVWMIPSDYGKALEGFARALGAPGDDGVFRYEPPKDDDVPAKLELDDEEVADWFETKSDPKVAEAVAAAEAVARKEVPAIGAPSAPPARPSIPRPTQQPEPAADEDRATEAAPAPQQPSTPKSGQPLPQPQAPAGPPQGGQYQGPPPQAPPPGQFGGGQQNPGSGPFPQQPPFGGPRR